A single region of the Ziziphus jujuba cultivar Dongzao chromosome 10, ASM3175591v1 genome encodes:
- the LOC107412611 gene encoding uncharacterized protein LOC107412611: MPTSASASPSATASASASSIAIAAGRNHSDLHARLISSDGEVQLKALRELKNRIIGNRTKKLLYIKLGLVPAVADIVASKAETIADHESSLLVQSAAVLGSFACGFDVGVRAVLDAGVFPYLFRLLSHPDEKVVDAGARSLRMIYQSKLAPKYDFLQDKNMDFLVSLLNCENENVTGLGASIIIHSCKSVAEQRALCRAGVLKKLISLLDGSLSQRDASLESLAAIIKNNVEAVSKFVESESTRALSSVIELTKDRYPRTRLLACICLIVIRNTSPCYLQDIGIKTKLVYLLLELHDDPGQVGDEASFAFSSLIAEKEDLQKLAFEANAIDKLYNHLQKGVLHPKRFQGILLALADLCSKLENCRSKFLSLKALNLVTNALNHDSSDVRAAACICLRSVSRSIKNLCAGHFMNEMIVFPLVQLLDDPCTSVQVAALSALGNIVIDFTTHRSAFVQCGGMKQLVQLTKSMDSTVRSNALRALRNLVFLAEKVCKEGIFLELTASSLASLVSDPEPFVQEQALGLIRNLVDGCMNSVEFIFSEDRIILDAVGRQLRNASKAEIGKQGMYVLNNVARGNELHKEAVMHQLIPQTDNGMQSFMIKFLQSNDGQLRTAAVWTVVNLTFPSSPGAFDRLVRLSNAGVVSQIESMANDPCLDVKLRVRTALGQFRTFGIGST, from the exons ATGCCCACGTCAGCTTCAGCTTCACCCTCAGCCACAGCCTCCGCATCGGCCTCTTCGATCGCCATCGCCGCCGGCCGGAACCACTCCGACCTCCACGCGCGGCTCATCTCATCGGACGGTGAAGTCCAGCTCAAGGCTCTCAGGGAGCTCAAGAACCGGATCATCGGCAACCGTACCAAGAAGCTTTTGTATATTAAGCTCGGCTTAGTCCCGGCTGTAGCCGATATCGTTGCCTCCAAAGCCGAAACCATAGCCGATCATGAATCTAGCCTCCTCGTCCAGTCGGCTGCTGTGCTTGGTAGTTTCGCCTGCGGCTTCGATGTTGGCGTTCGAGCCGTCCTTGACGCCGGCGTGTTTCCCTACCTCTTCAGGCTTCTTTCCCATCCCGATGAgaag GTTGTGGATGCTGGTGCACGTTCCTTAAGAATGATTTATCAATCAAAATTGGCTCCTAAGTATGATTTCCTCCAAGACAAAAACATGGATTTTCTTGTTTCGCTATTAAATtgtgaaaatgaaaatgttacTGGACTAGGTGCTAGCATAATCATACATTCATGCAAGTCAGTTGCAGAGCAGAGGGCATTGTGTCGGGCTGGAGTTTTAAAGAAGCTCATTAGCCTTCTTGATGGTTCTCTTAGTCAGAGAGATGCTAGTTTAGAGTCTCTAGCCGCAATTATTAAGAACAATGTTGAAGCTGTTTCAAAGTTTGTGGAATCTGAAAGCACAAGAGCTTTAAGTTCTGTGATTGAATTAACAAAGGATAGGTATCCTCGAACAAGATTATTGGCCTGTATATGCTTGATTGTTATAAGGAACACTTCTCCTTGCTATTTGCAAGATATAGGAATCAAAACCAAGTTGGTGTATCTTTTGCTTGAGCTTCATGATGATCCTGGTCAAGTTGGAGATGAAGCATCCTTTGCTTTCTCTAGTTTAATAGCAGAAAAGGAGGATCTACAGAAGCTAGCATTTGAGGCAAATGCCATTGATAAACTTTACAACCACCTGCAAAAAGGTGTACTGCATCCCAAACGTTTCCAAGGAATATTGTTGGCCTTGGCTGATCTATGCTCAAAGTTGGAGAACTGTAGGTCTAAGTTCCTTTCATTGAAG GCGCTGAACTTGGTAACCAATGCATTAAATCATGATAGTTCTGATGTACGTGCTGCCGCTTGCATTTGCTTAAGAAGTGTCTCTCGATCAATCAAG AATTTGTGTGCAGGGCATTTTATGAATGAAATGATTGTTTTTCCCTTAGTTCAGCTTTTAGATGACCCCTGTACTTCAGTCCAG GTTGCTGCTCTCAGTGCTCTTGGGAACATAGTCATTGATTTTACCACACATAGGTCAGCATTTGTACAATGTGGAGGCATGAAACAGCTTGTTCAGTTAACAAAGTCAATGGATTCAACTGTGAGGTCAAATGCTTTACGAGCTTTGAGGAACTTAGTGTTCCTTGCAGAAAAAGTGTGTAAAGAAGGCATTTTCTTGGAGCTCACAGCTTCCTCGTTAGCAAGCCTTGTTTCTg ATCCTGAGCCTTTTGTCCAAGAGCAAGCTCTTGGTCTCATTCGCAATCTTGTTGATGGATGTATGAACTCTgttgagtttattttttctgaAGATCGTATTATATTGGATGCTGTTGGAAGGCAATTGCGGAATGCTTCTAAAGCTGAAATTGGGAAACAG GGAATGTATGTGCTCAACAATGTTGCACGTGGGAATGAACTTCACAAGGAAGCAGTAATGCACCAGCTTATTCCACAAACAGACAATGGGATGCAATCTTTTATGATCAAGTTCTTGCAGAGCAATGATGGCCAGTTACGTACAGCTGCTGTCTGGACTGTAGTAAACCTCACTTTTCCATCAAGTCCTGGTGCATTTGATCGGCTTGTGAGACTTAGCAACGCTGGCGTAGTTTCTCAAATAGAGAGCATGGCCAATGATCCTTGCCTAGATGTAAAG CTTCGTGTAAGAACTGCATTGGGGCAGTTCAGGACTTTTGGTATTGGCTCAACATGA